The following proteins come from a genomic window of Coleofasciculaceae cyanobacterium:
- a CDS encoding DMT family transporter: MNLRILKTIAYTCSSLIAFAGNSILCRLALGEDKLDAASFTIIRMLSGIVLLFLMSKIFNVKNSSTTKRSWISSCVLFLYAVTFSYAYISLDTGTGALILFGAVQITMILASLISKNRLHVSEWMGMVTAFSGFIYLVKPSLTTPSFTSFILMTISGMAWGIYTLRGKGSKQPIHDSAFNFLYTFPFILALLIIEFKNTNLSQQGIVLAVVSGAITSGVGYTVWYMAVRRLSTMQASVVQLLVPIIAATGGVIFANEVISTRLILSSIMILAGIVFVLLGQYFLLKSAS, encoded by the coding sequence TTGAATTTACGCATATTAAAAACCATTGCTTATACTTGCTCTTCTCTAATAGCTTTTGCAGGAAATTCAATCCTCTGTAGATTAGCATTGGGTGAAGATAAGCTTGATGCTGCTAGTTTTACAATCATTCGGATGCTATCTGGAATTGTGCTACTGTTCCTAATGTCAAAAATATTTAATGTTAAAAATAGCTCTACTACGAAGAGAAGTTGGATCTCTTCCTGTGTGCTGTTTTTGTATGCAGTAACTTTTTCTTACGCCTATATCTCTCTAGATACTGGTACAGGAGCATTGATTTTATTTGGAGCGGTACAAATTACCATGATTTTAGCTAGTCTAATCTCTAAAAACAGACTTCATGTTTCTGAGTGGATGGGAATGGTTACAGCTTTCTCTGGATTTATATATTTAGTTAAGCCTAGTCTGACGACACCCTCCTTTACAAGTTTTATACTCATGACTATTTCAGGTATGGCTTGGGGGATATATACCCTCAGAGGAAAAGGTTCAAAACAACCTATTCATGATTCGGCTTTTAATTTTTTGTATACGTTTCCATTCATTCTTGCTCTATTAATTATTGAATTTAAAAACACTAATTTATCTCAGCAAGGTATTGTTCTCGCTGTAGTATCAGGTGCTATAACTTCAGGAGTTGGATATACAGTTTGGTACATGGCTGTAAGGAGACTTTCTACAATGCAAGCATCTGTTGTTCAGTTGTTGGTTCCAATTATTGCTGCAACTGGTGGTGTAATATTTGCCAATGAAGTGATATCAACGCGCTTAATCCTATCGTCTATCATGATTCTTGCCGGTATTGTATTTGTATTATTAGGGCAGTACTTTTTGCTGAAATCAGCATCTTAA